A stretch of the Halorussus lipolyticus genome encodes the following:
- a CDS encoding Sec-independent protein translocase subunit TatA/TatB, producing the protein MEQMIPLFGPIPGGMEMMVILLIAVLLFGANKIPKLARSTGEAMGEFKKGRQEIEEELQEAQNEVTSPDTDAEPVNETETNTDTSEA; encoded by the coding sequence ATGGAACAAATGATTCCGCTATTCGGGCCGATTCCGGGCGGGATGGAGATGATGGTCATCCTCCTCATCGCCGTCCTGCTGTTCGGCGCGAACAAGATTCCGAAACTCGCCCGTTCGACCGGCGAGGCGATGGGCGAGTTCAAGAAGGGACGACAGGAAATCGAAGAGGAGCTTCAGGAAGCGCAGAACGAGGTCACGTCGCCCGATACCGACGCCGAACCCGTCAACGAGACGGAGACCAACACGGATACTTCGGAAGCGTAA
- a CDS encoding DUF7344 domain-containing protein: MTEDPAASDDADCGGSLCVDKVLTLLSDRYRRHVLACLDGLPAPVTLEGLTDQVAGREFQQPPDKVSMIKRTQIATALHHTHLPKLEEAGIITYDTDEGQVTEITIDELLEGFLDKIRRHEG; this comes from the coding sequence ATGACCGAGGACCCCGCCGCGAGCGACGACGCCGACTGCGGCGGGTCCCTCTGCGTGGACAAGGTGCTGACCCTTCTCAGCGACCGATACCGACGCCACGTGCTGGCGTGTCTCGACGGTCTGCCCGCGCCAGTCACCCTCGAAGGCCTCACCGACCAAGTTGCAGGCCGAGAGTTCCAGCAACCGCCGGACAAGGTGTCGATGATAAAGCGGACCCAAATCGCCACCGCGCTCCACCACACCCACCTGCCGAAACTGGAGGAGGCCGGCATCATCACCTACGACACCGACGAGGGGCAAGTGACCGAGATTACCATCGACGAACTCCTCGAAGGCTTCCTCGACAAGATTCGCCGCCACGAGGGCTGA
- a CDS encoding transcription initiation factor IIB, which yields MSGPIRQREQVQESETEAQSEDTETCPECEAGTLVADAGGSELVCEDCGLVVEERNVDRGPEWRAFNHQERQSKSRVGAPTTNTMHDKGLTTTIDWKNKDAYGRSLSSEKRSQMHRLRKWQERIRTKDAGERNLQFALSELNRMSSALGVPRSVQEVASVIYRRALKEDLIRGRSIEGVATSCLYAACRKEGIPRSLEEVSEVARVDRKEIGRTYRYISQELALGMEPVDPKKYVPRFCSELDLSEEVESKANEIIDVTAEKGLLSGKSPTGYAAAAIYAASLLCNEKKTQREVADVAQVTEVTIRNRYQEQIKAIGLYN from the coding sequence ATGAGTGGGCCCATCCGCCAGCGAGAGCAAGTGCAGGAGTCCGAGACGGAGGCGCAATCCGAAGACACCGAGACCTGTCCGGAGTGTGAGGCCGGCACGCTGGTCGCGGACGCTGGCGGAAGCGAACTGGTCTGCGAGGACTGCGGCCTCGTCGTCGAGGAGCGCAACGTGGACCGCGGTCCCGAGTGGCGCGCGTTCAACCATCAGGAGCGCCAGTCGAAGAGTCGGGTGGGGGCACCGACCACGAACACGATGCACGACAAGGGCCTGACGACCACCATCGACTGGAAGAACAAGGACGCCTACGGCCGGTCGCTCTCCTCGGAGAAGCGAAGCCAGATGCACCGCCTGCGCAAGTGGCAGGAGCGGATTCGGACCAAGGACGCCGGCGAGCGCAACCTCCAGTTCGCGCTCAGCGAACTCAATCGGATGTCCTCGGCGCTGGGCGTCCCGCGGTCGGTCCAAGAAGTCGCCTCGGTCATCTACCGGCGGGCGCTCAAAGAGGACCTGATTCGCGGGCGCTCCATCGAGGGGGTCGCCACAAGTTGCCTCTACGCCGCCTGCCGGAAGGAGGGCATCCCGCGGAGCCTCGAAGAAGTATCGGAAGTCGCGCGAGTGGACCGCAAGGAAATCGGCCGGACGTATCGGTACATCTCCCAAGAACTCGCGCTGGGGATGGAACCCGTAGACCCCAAGAAGTACGTCCCGCGGTTCTGCTCGGAACTCGACCTGTCCGAGGAGGTAGAGAGCAAGGCCAACGAAATCATCGACGTGACCGCCGAGAAGGGCCTGCTCTCGGGCAAGTCGCCGACCGGGTACGCGGCCGCCGCGATTTACGCCGCGTCCCTGCTCTGCAACGAGAAGAAGACCCAGCGAGAGGTCGCCGACGTGGCGCAAGTCACCGAAGTTACCATTCGAAATCGGTATCAAGAGCAAATCAAGGCCATCGGACTTTACAACTGA
- a CDS encoding CPBP family intramembrane glutamic endopeptidase gives MEQVNVEGVTPSSPGRSLLAAALLGLGGYGFAILVVGLTALVLIQAGIPLMEQPTLLLAISVVMGQGVAFGTFALGYLTYTDRGLGFVRARVPTLRDLGWFVGGLVALFAGLIALSALFSALGVQSASNAVTEFGEQDPTVFLLLVPLSFLFIGPGEELLYRGVVQGRLREAFGPWVAIGIASFIFAVVHIFSLQGQGKLAYLAILLVLSPILGLAYERTENLVVPSLIHGGFNAVQFYVAYLGATGGLA, from the coding sequence ATGGAACAAGTCAACGTCGAGGGCGTCACGCCCTCCTCGCCGGGCAGGAGCCTCCTCGCGGCGGCCCTGCTCGGTCTCGGCGGGTACGGATTCGCAATTCTGGTCGTCGGCCTGACCGCACTGGTGTTGATACAGGCGGGGATTCCGCTGATGGAACAGCCGACGCTCCTGCTGGCGATTTCGGTCGTGATGGGACAGGGTGTCGCGTTCGGAACCTTCGCGCTGGGGTATCTGACCTACACCGACCGAGGACTGGGATTCGTCCGGGCGCGGGTGCCGACGCTCCGGGATTTGGGCTGGTTCGTCGGGGGCCTCGTCGCGCTGTTCGCTGGCCTCATCGCGCTCTCGGCGCTGTTCTCGGCGCTGGGCGTCCAGTCGGCGTCGAACGCGGTCACGGAGTTCGGCGAGCAGGACCCGACCGTCTTCCTCCTGCTGGTGCCCCTCTCGTTCCTGTTCATCGGGCCGGGCGAGGAGTTACTCTATCGAGGCGTCGTGCAGGGTCGGCTACGGGAGGCCTTCGGCCCGTGGGTCGCCATCGGGATAGCGAGTTTCATCTTCGCGGTGGTTCACATCTTCTCGCTACAGGGACAGGGGAAACTCGCGTATCTGGCCATCCTGCTGGTCCTCTCGCCGATTCTGGGGCTGGCTTACGAGCGGACCGAAAATCTGGTGGTGCCGTCGCTCATCCACGGCGGATTCAACGCGGTCCAGTTCTACGTGGCGTATCTCGGCGCGACCGGCGGGTTGGCCTGA
- the sufB gene encoding Fe-S cluster assembly protein SufB — MSSEELQETNTEERFSFKKDESAALKSDKGLTEEVVRLISDDKGEPDWMLDRRLRALEHWQNMPMPTDWPGQPDLTELDVEEIVPYIRPDVDKREGADSWDDLPEDIQDTFEKLGIPEAERKALSGVGAQYESEVVYQNMQERWEEKGVVFCNMDEAVQEHEDLVKEYFMTSCVPPSDNKFAALHGAVWSGGSFVYVPEDVTVEMPVQAYFRMNSEGMGQFEHTLIIAEEGSEVHYIEGCSAPKYGTHNLHSGGVEVFVKDDAHVQYSTVQNWSKNTFNLNTKRAIVEKGGRMEWVSGSMGSKATMLYPSSILKGRGASANHISIAFAGEGQDIDTGAKVYHNAPDTNSTIESKSISKDGGRTNYRGLVHISEGATGSSTAVECDALMFDNESTSDTMPYMEIAESKVDVAHEATVGKIGDEDIFYLQSRGLDDDDAKQMIVSGFIEPITEELPIEYAVELNRLIELEMEGSLG, encoded by the coding sequence ATGAGTAGCGAAGAACTTCAAGAAACCAACACCGAGGAGCGTTTCTCGTTCAAGAAAGACGAGAGCGCGGCGCTCAAGTCCGACAAAGGGCTGACCGAAGAAGTCGTCCGACTCATCAGCGACGACAAGGGCGAACCCGACTGGATGCTCGACCGGCGACTTCGGGCGCTCGAACATTGGCAGAACATGCCGATGCCGACCGACTGGCCGGGCCAACCCGACCTGACCGAGTTGGACGTAGAGGAAATCGTGCCCTACATTCGCCCCGACGTGGACAAGCGCGAGGGGGCCGACAGTTGGGACGACCTGCCCGAGGACATCCAAGACACCTTCGAGAAGTTAGGGATTCCCGAGGCCGAGCGCAAGGCGCTGTCGGGGGTCGGTGCCCAGTACGAATCGGAGGTCGTCTATCAGAACATGCAGGAGCGCTGGGAGGAGAAGGGCGTCGTGTTCTGCAACATGGATGAGGCCGTCCAAGAACACGAGGACCTCGTGAAAGAGTACTTCATGACCTCTTGCGTGCCGCCGTCGGACAACAAGTTCGCGGCGCTTCACGGCGCGGTCTGGTCGGGTGGCTCGTTCGTCTACGTCCCCGAGGACGTGACGGTCGAGATGCCGGTACAGGCCTACTTCCGGATGAACTCCGAGGGAATGGGCCAGTTCGAGCATACCCTCATCATCGCCGAGGAGGGGTCGGAAGTCCACTACATCGAGGGGTGTTCGGCCCCGAAGTACGGCACGCACAACCTCCACTCCGGCGGCGTCGAGGTGTTCGTGAAAGACGACGCTCACGTCCAGTACTCGACGGTCCAGAACTGGTCGAAGAACACCTTCAACCTCAACACCAAGCGCGCCATCGTCGAGAAGGGCGGACGCATGGAGTGGGTCTCGGGGAGCATGGGGTCGAAGGCGACGATGCTGTATCCCTCCTCGATTCTGAAGGGTCGCGGGGCCTCGGCCAATCACATCTCCATCGCGTTCGCCGGAGAAGGACAGGACATCGACACCGGCGCGAAGGTCTACCACAACGCGCCCGACACCAACTCGACCATCGAATCGAAGTCCATCTCGAAGGACGGCGGCCGGACGAACTACCGGGGACTGGTTCACATCTCGGAGGGCGCAACTGGGTCCTCGACGGCAGTCGAGTGTGACGCGCTGATGTTCGACAACGAATCCACCTCCGACACCATGCCCTACATGGAAATCGCCGAATCGAAGGTTGACGTGGCCCACGAGGCCACGGTCGGCAAAATCGGCGACGAGGACATCTTCTACCTTCAGAGCCGGGGCTTGGACGACGACGACGCCAAGCAGATGATCGTCTCCGGCTTCATCGAACCGATTACCGAGGAGCTACCCATCGAGTACGCGGTCGAACTCAACCGACTCATCGAGTTGGAGATGGAAGGAAGCCTCGGATAG
- the ggt gene encoding gamma-glutamyltransferase: MDPNPDRFASRRSTVYAPNGLVATSQPLAGEAGVQMLREGGNAFDAAVATAAALNVVEPTSTGLGGDVFACYRTADGEVGAMRSCGGAPADATIENVEQALREDEDSSDYYPESRGYATDADADAGMPFLGPHAVTVPGTARGWEATVQELGELTLADALQPAIEYATEGYPVSEIIASHWTGAEELFTDDHAREAYLKDGRAPSVGETMRLPELGESMRTIAEEGADAFYEGEIAEQIAGEIQDKGGFMTVEDLSAHEAEFLDPVSTTYNGAEIYELPPNNQGLIALEALNIAEKVGAGDHPLDSAERIHYFAEAMKRAFHDGHRYITDPQFEEIPPLESKSWAGKRAEGIGETADSDVSFGVPDSHAEDADTVLLTVADDEGNVVSFINSRFAGFGSGLVAGDTGIALQNRGASFSLDPEHPNSLEPGKRPFHTLIPALAKFGEDDWAAFGVMGGYMQPQGHVQVVSNVVDYDMPLQAALDQPRWRYRESGELAVEGRLDGETQSKLARMGHDVRVLPPVMFGGAQITRLEGVESGNPVISGATEPRKDGNATGY; this comes from the coding sequence ATGGACCCAAATCCCGATAGATTCGCGTCCCGACGCTCGACCGTCTACGCGCCGAACGGACTCGTCGCCACGAGCCAACCGCTCGCTGGCGAGGCCGGCGTCCAGATGCTCCGCGAGGGCGGTAACGCCTTCGACGCGGCGGTGGCGACCGCCGCCGCGCTCAACGTCGTGGAACCGACCAGCACCGGCCTCGGCGGCGACGTGTTCGCGTGCTACCGGACCGCCGACGGCGAGGTCGGCGCGATGCGTTCGTGTGGGGGTGCCCCGGCCGACGCCACCATCGAAAACGTCGAGCAGGCCCTGCGAGAAGACGAGGACTCCTCGGACTACTACCCCGAATCGCGGGGGTACGCGACCGACGCGGACGCTGACGCCGGAATGCCTTTCCTCGGCCCCCACGCGGTCACGGTCCCCGGCACGGCCCGCGGGTGGGAGGCCACCGTGCAGGAGTTGGGCGAGTTGACGCTCGCCGACGCCCTTCAACCCGCTATCGAGTACGCCACCGAGGGGTATCCGGTCTCGGAGATTATCGCGTCACACTGGACCGGCGCGGAGGAGTTGTTTACCGACGACCACGCCCGCGAGGCCTACCTGAAGGACGGCCGCGCTCCGTCGGTCGGCGAGACCATGCGCCTGCCGGAACTCGGCGAGTCGATGCGGACGATTGCCGAGGAGGGCGCGGACGCTTTCTACGAGGGCGAGATTGCCGAGCAAATCGCGGGCGAGATTCAGGACAAGGGCGGGTTCATGACCGTCGAGGACCTCTCTGCCCACGAAGCGGAGTTCCTCGACCCGGTTTCGACCACCTACAACGGCGCGGAAATCTACGAACTCCCGCCGAACAATCAGGGTCTCATCGCGCTGGAGGCGCTCAACATCGCCGAGAAGGTCGGCGCGGGCGACCATCCCCTCGACTCGGCCGAGCGCATCCACTACTTCGCCGAGGCCATGAAGCGGGCCTTCCACGACGGCCACCGCTACATCACCGACCCCCAATTCGAGGAGATTCCGCCCCTCGAATCCAAGTCGTGGGCCGGAAAGCGGGCGGAGGGCATCGGCGAAACGGCCGATTCGGACGTGTCGTTCGGCGTGCCGGATTCCCATGCCGAGGACGCTGATACGGTCCTCCTCACCGTCGCCGACGACGAGGGCAACGTGGTTTCGTTCATCAACTCCCGGTTCGCCGGGTTCGGATCAGGACTGGTCGCTGGCGACACCGGCATCGCCCTGCAGAATCGGGGCGCGTCGTTCTCGCTCGACCCCGAGCATCCCAACAGTCTCGAACCGGGCAAGCGGCCCTTCCACACCCTGATTCCGGCCCTCGCCAAGTTCGGCGAGGACGACTGGGCCGCCTTCGGCGTGATGGGCGGGTACATGCAACCGCAGGGTCACGTGCAGGTGGTCTCGAACGTCGTGGACTACGACATGCCCCTCCAAGCGGCGCTCGACCAACCGCGGTGGCGCTACCGCGAATCCGGCGAGTTGGCGGTCGAGGGGCGACTCGACGGCGAAACCCAGTCGAAACTCGCCCGGATGGGCCACGACGTGCGGGTCCTCCCGCCGGTGATGTTCGGCGGCGCGCAGATTACCCGGTTGGAGGGCGTCGAATCCGGAAATCCGGTTATCTCGGGCGCGACCGAACCCCGGAAGGACGGGAACGCGACGGGGTACTGA